Proteins from a genomic interval of Crassostrea angulata isolate pt1a10 chromosome 7, ASM2561291v2, whole genome shotgun sequence:
- the LOC128192516 gene encoding uncharacterized protein LOC128192516 isoform X1: MSESARSRALPPSSATSHGKIRTENSELLTLLREKTIDSSGPNNHTTSRQSSHHAADLYPAQPPASAGQRLVDVNNPPNFYVSTTSRQVESPAQSNIEPALTNPKTAKHTADNPVSQVDSQLLVPPLNLDTRRDSEANLSPSAHDSDLGLSNTERNKYLHEILVNPPQDSSEPLRPSESELHDSRNNRVSPVKSLPSEHNTPALSSRSVAFNGDGKINNISHNHNVDESVGNKDSFRNSENQIVSNSAEDFQTDRFEIENTQRSLELDSALHALPTPGQSAPVTGRQTYNVPSPVSTQIPHIDSLSNFSNPDEKEERPVPRTRSSKQASTLSSRSIPIPGQGTDSPRQSATTRLSSSRDQSATVRGSSGVYAVANPAVLIAQGITPTPSQQNVQFTPRPQPRSRPESFIDSLELSNKETGEIITGDQIDERKKSAVSFEDRDKVGSLPLKDPYTEAGSPELGVDPDWDTPRVKDRTPTPHPVSDTHRHSPAQPVWEKEEQESQRSPEPLDISKPAPSVRETEDNLSTRSDSPDVPLSPTPLDEDDRKVGSALLLAGGSAKSVKRVSRTDSLPTVQKVYVESPTFTREEEDEYRFVESRLGEIQDDVEDTLRKLDEETEKQRKFRKQLEDQMATMYAPAYEDQRNGQSYSRNPQYSEPPRENMGSYSNVRHQEDNRSYQEPRRENMGSYSTLRNEERNNIRNDDRGSYNEQRKDNMGSYSSLRHDDRQSYGEPRRENLGSYTSLRNDERNSYGEPRRDNMGSYSNVRNEDRNSYNDVRRDNMGSYTSLRNDDRNSYGEPRRDNMGSYTSVRNDDRQSYAEQRRENMGSYASVRTDERRPHGDQPRENMGSYANVNQEIERNSYADQRDNPGYNPRDRPPDSYGRQNEAPNNQEYGNRGHDEDRYEDRDYERNGVQVNRNRYESQEPQDQQPESEQYNPQSHTQNLTYEPHDDDLKREAEYQEGLKMRISESGKKDMEIQIPRLPLQSEQFRDSLEEDNFRDWDNPPPNPFGNNGGPPPQQQQQQQQQRHQPYEEPKVPSFVDENDTARMEFLHPKSPRYDFIEMNKIDYGKPHEKSYREIKHVREEESRKLDKIFIHPKPPNKTKKHPVKPGLKSAPSKFQMSSPIEELDPEDPAQALWAKRSAQLKKKDSKTSSGNSNKHKGLQRNQSDSRLVRPMGQGGTFTQQAPSQVVYGSPTRNHFLEPIENRPPPPPVARAEPQYTSNSEPINFPERFSDHQSPTLRSRPLDLKPITQEIITEDGQRISVDINLKVLSPPPGSGSGAPPIVHAEVHPKDHNRRPTGMQYQMEETYPAPEQDPQPQQNYNQYYDAYPRYNYYYPDDTRYDQENVAPPHGGDYQQQQYQDETYRMSPYPKIPPINLTEEELDRQLGSRAELEQNGYAAMYKQNKNKPREDRPWYQVYTINDYRKMQNEVRLSRAPLGPDLDNETYKEKLEKRHKQFEYARMVMEKNRHELDVKKPPSNAKKDEEKPNKRKTAIEYSKNIPKPNVKARPNQYNSYEVAAQLSPAAKKSGPPSPTQTVDVIDLQKLKQRHDQEKQNVASIRQNMESVPQKA, encoded by the exons ATGAGTGAGAGTGCCAGGTCACGAGCGCTCCCTCCATCGTCGGCAACCTCCCACGGGAAAATCAGGACAGAAAACTCAGAATTACTAACTCTTTTGCGTGAAAAGACAATCGACAGTAGTGGTCCTAATAATCACACAACCAGTAGACAATCTTCACACCACGCTGCTGATTTATATCCTGCACAGCCCCCAGCTTCAGCAGGGCAAAGGTTGGTAGATGTCAATAATCCACCAAATTTTTATGTAAGCACTACATCACGCCAAGTAGAGTCCCCAGCACAGTCAAATATAGAGCCTGCTTTAACTAATCCAAAGACAGCCAAACACACAGCCGATAACCCAGTGAGTCAAGTAGATTCACAACTTCTTGTTCCACCCCTGAACTTAGACACTCGTAGAGACAGTGAGGCCAATTTAAGCCCTAGTGCTCATGACTCTGATTTAGGTCTGTCCAATACAGAAAGAAACAAATATCTTCATGAAATTCTTGTAAATCCACCACAGGATTCATCCGAACCACTCAGACCTAGTGAATCTGAATTGCATGACAGTAGAAATAATAGAGTTTCACCAGTGAAGTCCCTCCCTAGTGAACATAATACACCTGCCTTAAGTTCTAGAAGTGTTGCTTTTAATGGTGATGgcaaaattaacaatatatCGCACAATCATAATGTAGATGAGTCTGTAGGGAACAAAGACAGTTTTAGAAATTCAGAAAATCAGATTGTTTCAAATTCTGCAGAGGATTTTCAGACTGACAGATTTGAGATTGAGAACACACAGCGTAGCTTAGAGCTTGATTCTGCTTTGCATGCCTTACCTACTCCTGGACAATCTGCACCTGTAACTGGTCGTCAAACTTATAATGTACCGTCACCAGTTTCCACTCAAATCCCACATATAGATTCATTGTCCAATTTCAGTAATCCAGACGAAAAGGAGGAAAGGCCCGTACCACGGACCAGATCCAGTAAGCAAGCGAGCACGCTCAGTTCACGCAGTATCCCTATCCCAGGACAAGGAACAGACTCGCCGAGACAGTCCGCCACCACCAGACTCTCGAGTTCACGTGATCAGAGTGCCACAGTCAGAGGGAGCAGTGGTGTGTATGCTGTAGCCAACCCTGCAGTTCTCATTGCTCAAGGAATCACTCCTACCCCCAGCCAACAAAACGTACAGTTCACACCTAGACCACAGCCCAGGTCAAGACCAGAGAGCTTTATTGATTCATTAGAACTCTCCAACAAGGAAACAGGTGAGATTATCACAGGAGACCAAATCGATGAAAGAAAGAAGAGTGCAGTCTCATTTGAAGATAGAGACAAGGTAGGATCTTTACCATTAAAGGACCCCTACACAGAGGCAGGAAGCCCAGAACTTGGAGTAGATCCTGACTGGGACACTCCCAGAGTTAAGGATAGAACCCCCACTCCTCATCCTGTATCAGACACTCACCGTCACTCACCAGCCCAACCAGTCTGGGAAAAAGAGGAACAAGAAAGCCAGAGGTCTCCAGAGCCTTTAGACATATCTAAACCAGCCCCCAGTGTGAGAGAAACAGAAGACAACCTCAGTACTAGAAGTGATTCCCCTGATGTCCCACTGTCACCGACACCTCTAGACGAAGACGACAGAAAAGTTGGCTCTGCCTTACTCCTTGCTGGTGGCAGTGCAAAATCAGTCAAACGAGTTTCTAGAACTGACTCTTTACCAACTGTTCAGAAAGTGTATGTAGAGTCACCTACATTCACTAGAGAAGAAGAGGACGAATATAGATTTGTTGAAAGTCGCCTAGGCGAAATTCAAGATGATGTAGAGGATACTCTTAGAAAATTGGACGAAGAGACAGAAAAACAGCGCAAATTTAGAAAACAGTTAGAGGATCAAATGGCTACTATGTATGCTCCAGCTTATGAAGACCAAAGAAATGGTCAATCTTACAGCCGAAATCCCCAATACAGTGAACCTCCCAGAGAAAACATGGGATCTTATAGTAATGTAAGACACCAGGAAGACAATAGGTCGTACCAAGAGCCGAGGCGAGAAAACATGGGTTCATACAGTACACTTCGAAACGAGGAGAGAAACAATATCAGAAATGACGATAGAGGCTCATACAATGAACAAAGAAAGGACAACATGGGCTCGTACTCCTCACTGCGGCACGATGACAGACAGTCGTACGGAGAGCCACGGCGAGAAAACTTGGGATCATACACGTCATTACGAAACGATGAAAGAAATTCCTATGGGGAACCTAGGAGAGATAACATGGGATCTTATTCAAATGTTCGCAATGAGGACAGAAATAGCTATAATGATGTAAGAAGAGATAACATGGGATCCTACACTTCTTTGAGAAATGATGATAGAAATTCATATGGAGAACCTAGAAGAGATAACATGGGTTCCTACACATCTGTCAGAAATGACGACCGACAATCCTATGCGGAACAAAGGAGGGAGAACATGGGTTCTTATGCATCAGTACGGACTGATGAAAGGAGGCCTCATGGAGACCAACCCAGAGAAAACATGGGATCATATGCTAATGTTAATCAGGAGATTGAAAGGAATTCCTATGCTGATCAGCGTGATAACCCAGGTTATAACCCCCGTGATCGCCCTCCCGATTCTTACGGACGTCAGAACGAGGCTCCAAATAACCAGGAATACGGCAATAGAGGGCACGATGAGGACAGATACGAAGACAGAGACTATGAACGCAATGGTGTCCAGGTGAACAGGAACAGGTACGAGAGCCAAGAGCCACAGGACCAGCAGCCTGAGTCCGAACAGTACAATCCACAGTCACACACCCAAAACCTGACGTACGAACCCCATGACGACGACCTAAAGAGAGAGGCCGAGTATCAGGAGGGGCTCAAGATGCGGATCTCCGAATCAGGCAAAAAAGACATGGAGATCCAGATCCCGCGCCTGCCCCTTCAAAGCGAGCAATTTAGAGATTCTCTAGAGGAGGATAACTTCCGGGACTGGGATAACCCTCCCCCAAATCCATTTGGAAACAATGGAGGCCCTCCTCCTCAGCAACAACAGCAGCAGCAACAGCAGAGGCATCAACCGTACGAGGAACCCAAGGTGCCCAGTTTTGTTGATGAAAACGATACAGCGCGAATGGAATTTCTTCATCCAAAATCTCCGCGATATGACtttattgaaatgaataaaattgacTATGGTAAACCCCATGAAAAAAGCTATCGTGAAATCAAACATGTTCGTGAGGAAGAAAGCAGAAAgcttgataaaatctttattcaTCCTAAACCACCAAATAAAACTAAAAAGCACCCTGTAAAGCCTGGTTTGAAATCCGCTCCTAGTAAATTTCAAATGAGTTCTCCCATTGAAGAATTGGATCCTGAAGACCCAGCCCAAGCTTTGTGGGCAAAACGTTCTGCTCAACTGAAAAAGAAAGACAGTAAGACATCCTCTGGAAACAGCAACAAACACAAAGGTCTTCAGCGGAACCAGAGTGACTCACGTCTGGTTCGACCCATGGGTCAAGGGGGGACCTTTACTCAACAAGCCCCAAGCCAGGTTGTGTACGGTTCTCCTACTAGGAACCACTTCCTTGAACCAATAGAGAACCGCCCTCCACCCCCTCCCGTGGCCCGGGCGGAGCCCCAATACACGTCCAATTCCGAACCCATTAACTTTCCCGAACGCTTCAGTGACCACCAGTCCCCTACCCTACGATCTCGTCCCCTCGATTTAAAACCAATCACCCAGGAAATTATTACTGAGGACGGGCAGAGAATTAGTGTGGACATTAATCTAAAAGTGCTCAGTCCCCCGCCCGGAAGTGGATCAGGGGCCCCTCCCATTGTTCACGCAGAAGTTCACCCCAAGGATCACAACAGACGGCCGACGGGGATGCAGTATCAGATGGAGGAGACCTACCCTGCCCCGGAACAGGACCCCCAGCCCCAGCAGAACTACAACCAG TATTATGATGCATACCCGCGATATAACTATTATTACCCGGAT GACACACGTTATGACCAGGAGAACGTGGCCCCGCCCCACGGCGGAGATTACCAGCAGCAACAGTATCAGGACGAGACGTACCGGATGTCGCCCTATCCCAAGATCCCACCAATAAACCTGACAGAGGAGGAGCTGGACCGACAGCTAGGTAGCCGAG CTGAACTTGAGCAGAATGGTTACGCAGCCATGTACAAGCAGAACAAAAACAAACCGCGGGAAGACAGACCGTGGTACCAGGTGTATACAATCAATGACTACCGCAAGATGCAGAACGAGGTGCGCCTCAGCAGGGCGCCGCTAGGGCCAGACCTGGACAACGAAACTTACAAAGAGAAA CTTGAGAAACGACACAAACAGTTTGAGTATGCCAGAATGGTAATGGAGAAGAATCGTCATGAACTGGATGTGAAGAAGCCTCCAAGTAACGCCAAGAAGGACGAGGAGAAGCCCAACAAGCGGAAAACA GCCATTGAGTACTCCAAAAATATACCAAAGCCTAACGTCAAAGCCCGACCCAATCAGTACAACTCGTACGAGGTAGCGGCACAGTTGTCTCCGGCAGCTAAAAAGAGTGGTCCCCCATCCCCCACTCAAACTGTCGACGTCATAGATCTTCAGAAACTGAAACAGAGGCATGACCAAGAAAAGCAAAACGTGGCTTCTATCCGCCAAAACATGGAATCTGTCCCCCAAAAAGCTTAA
- the LOC128192516 gene encoding uncharacterized protein LOC128192516 isoform X3 codes for MSESARSRALPPSSATSHGKIRTENSELLTLLREKTIDSSGPNNHTTSRQSSHHAADLYPAQPPASAGQRLVDVNNPPNFYVSTTSRQVESPAQSNIEPALTNPKTAKHTADNPVSQVDSQLLVPPLNLDTRRDSEANLSPSAHDSDLGLSNTERNKYLHEILVNPPQDSSEPLRPSESELHDSRNNRVSPVKSLPSEHNTPALSSRSVAFNGDGKINNISHNHNVDESVGNKDSFRNSENQIVSNSAEDFQTDRFEIENTQRSLELDSALHALPTPGQSAPVTGRQTYNVPSPVSTQIPHIDSLSNFSNPDEKEERPVPRTRSSKQASTLSSRSIPIPGQGTDSPRQSATTRLSSSRDQSATVRGSSGVYAVANPAVLIAQGITPTPSQQNVQFTPRPQPRSRPESFIDSLELSNKETGEIITGDQIDERKKSAVSFEDRDKVGSLPLKDPYTEAGSPELGVDPDWDTPRVKDRTPTPHPVSDTHRHSPAQPVWEKEEQESQRSPEPLDISKPAPSVRETEDNLSTRSDSPDVPLSPTPLDEDDRKVGSALLLAGGSAKSVKRVSRTDSLPTVQKVYVESPTFTREEEDEYRFVESRLGEIQDDVEDTLRKLDEETEKQRKFRKQLEDQMATMYAPAYEDQRNGQSYSRNPQYSEPPRENMGSYSNVRHQEDNRSYQEPRRENMGSYSTLRNEERNNIRNDDRGSYNEQRKDNMGSYSSLRHDDRQSYGEPRRENLGSYTSLRNDERNSYGEPRRDNMGSYSNVRNEDRNSYNDVRRDNMGSYTSLRNDDRNSYGEPRRDNMGSYTSVRNDDRQSYAEQRRENMGSYASVRTDERRPHGDQPRENMGSYANVNQEIERNSYADQRDNPGYNPRDRPPDSYGRQNEAPNNQEYGNRGHDEDRYEDRDYERNGVQVNRNRYESQEPQDQQPESEQYNPQSHTQNLTYEPHDDDLKREAEYQEGLKMRISESGKKDMEIQIPRLPLQSEQFRDSLEEDNFRDWDNPPPNPFGNNGGPPPQQQQQQQQQRHQPYEEPKVPSFVDENDTARMEFLHPKSPRYDFIEMNKIDYGKPHEKSYREIKHVREEESRKLDKIFIHPKPPNKTKKHPVKPGLKSAPSKFQMSSPIEELDPEDPAQALWAKRSAQLKKKDSKTSSGNSNKHKGLQRNQSDSRLVRPMGQGGTFTQQAPSQVVYGSPTRNHFLEPIENRPPPPPVARAEPQYTSNSEPINFPERFSDHQSPTLRSRPLDLKPITQEIITEDGQRISVDINLKVLSPPPGSGSGAPPIVHAEVHPKDHNRRPTGMQYQMEETYPAPEQDPQPQQNYNQDTRYDQENVAPPHGGDYQQQQYQDETYRMSPYPKIPPINLTEEELDRQLGSRAELEQNGYAAMYKQNKNKPREDRPWYQVYTINDYRKMQNEVRLSRAPLGPDLDNETYKEKLEKRHKQFEYARMVMEKNRHELDVKKPPSNAKKDEEKPNKRKTAIEYSKNIPKPNVKARPNQYNSYEVAAQLSPAAKKSGPPSPTQTVDVIDLQKLKQRHDQEKQNVASIRQNMESVPQKA; via the exons ATGAGTGAGAGTGCCAGGTCACGAGCGCTCCCTCCATCGTCGGCAACCTCCCACGGGAAAATCAGGACAGAAAACTCAGAATTACTAACTCTTTTGCGTGAAAAGACAATCGACAGTAGTGGTCCTAATAATCACACAACCAGTAGACAATCTTCACACCACGCTGCTGATTTATATCCTGCACAGCCCCCAGCTTCAGCAGGGCAAAGGTTGGTAGATGTCAATAATCCACCAAATTTTTATGTAAGCACTACATCACGCCAAGTAGAGTCCCCAGCACAGTCAAATATAGAGCCTGCTTTAACTAATCCAAAGACAGCCAAACACACAGCCGATAACCCAGTGAGTCAAGTAGATTCACAACTTCTTGTTCCACCCCTGAACTTAGACACTCGTAGAGACAGTGAGGCCAATTTAAGCCCTAGTGCTCATGACTCTGATTTAGGTCTGTCCAATACAGAAAGAAACAAATATCTTCATGAAATTCTTGTAAATCCACCACAGGATTCATCCGAACCACTCAGACCTAGTGAATCTGAATTGCATGACAGTAGAAATAATAGAGTTTCACCAGTGAAGTCCCTCCCTAGTGAACATAATACACCTGCCTTAAGTTCTAGAAGTGTTGCTTTTAATGGTGATGgcaaaattaacaatatatCGCACAATCATAATGTAGATGAGTCTGTAGGGAACAAAGACAGTTTTAGAAATTCAGAAAATCAGATTGTTTCAAATTCTGCAGAGGATTTTCAGACTGACAGATTTGAGATTGAGAACACACAGCGTAGCTTAGAGCTTGATTCTGCTTTGCATGCCTTACCTACTCCTGGACAATCTGCACCTGTAACTGGTCGTCAAACTTATAATGTACCGTCACCAGTTTCCACTCAAATCCCACATATAGATTCATTGTCCAATTTCAGTAATCCAGACGAAAAGGAGGAAAGGCCCGTACCACGGACCAGATCCAGTAAGCAAGCGAGCACGCTCAGTTCACGCAGTATCCCTATCCCAGGACAAGGAACAGACTCGCCGAGACAGTCCGCCACCACCAGACTCTCGAGTTCACGTGATCAGAGTGCCACAGTCAGAGGGAGCAGTGGTGTGTATGCTGTAGCCAACCCTGCAGTTCTCATTGCTCAAGGAATCACTCCTACCCCCAGCCAACAAAACGTACAGTTCACACCTAGACCACAGCCCAGGTCAAGACCAGAGAGCTTTATTGATTCATTAGAACTCTCCAACAAGGAAACAGGTGAGATTATCACAGGAGACCAAATCGATGAAAGAAAGAAGAGTGCAGTCTCATTTGAAGATAGAGACAAGGTAGGATCTTTACCATTAAAGGACCCCTACACAGAGGCAGGAAGCCCAGAACTTGGAGTAGATCCTGACTGGGACACTCCCAGAGTTAAGGATAGAACCCCCACTCCTCATCCTGTATCAGACACTCACCGTCACTCACCAGCCCAACCAGTCTGGGAAAAAGAGGAACAAGAAAGCCAGAGGTCTCCAGAGCCTTTAGACATATCTAAACCAGCCCCCAGTGTGAGAGAAACAGAAGACAACCTCAGTACTAGAAGTGATTCCCCTGATGTCCCACTGTCACCGACACCTCTAGACGAAGACGACAGAAAAGTTGGCTCTGCCTTACTCCTTGCTGGTGGCAGTGCAAAATCAGTCAAACGAGTTTCTAGAACTGACTCTTTACCAACTGTTCAGAAAGTGTATGTAGAGTCACCTACATTCACTAGAGAAGAAGAGGACGAATATAGATTTGTTGAAAGTCGCCTAGGCGAAATTCAAGATGATGTAGAGGATACTCTTAGAAAATTGGACGAAGAGACAGAAAAACAGCGCAAATTTAGAAAACAGTTAGAGGATCAAATGGCTACTATGTATGCTCCAGCTTATGAAGACCAAAGAAATGGTCAATCTTACAGCCGAAATCCCCAATACAGTGAACCTCCCAGAGAAAACATGGGATCTTATAGTAATGTAAGACACCAGGAAGACAATAGGTCGTACCAAGAGCCGAGGCGAGAAAACATGGGTTCATACAGTACACTTCGAAACGAGGAGAGAAACAATATCAGAAATGACGATAGAGGCTCATACAATGAACAAAGAAAGGACAACATGGGCTCGTACTCCTCACTGCGGCACGATGACAGACAGTCGTACGGAGAGCCACGGCGAGAAAACTTGGGATCATACACGTCATTACGAAACGATGAAAGAAATTCCTATGGGGAACCTAGGAGAGATAACATGGGATCTTATTCAAATGTTCGCAATGAGGACAGAAATAGCTATAATGATGTAAGAAGAGATAACATGGGATCCTACACTTCTTTGAGAAATGATGATAGAAATTCATATGGAGAACCTAGAAGAGATAACATGGGTTCCTACACATCTGTCAGAAATGACGACCGACAATCCTATGCGGAACAAAGGAGGGAGAACATGGGTTCTTATGCATCAGTACGGACTGATGAAAGGAGGCCTCATGGAGACCAACCCAGAGAAAACATGGGATCATATGCTAATGTTAATCAGGAGATTGAAAGGAATTCCTATGCTGATCAGCGTGATAACCCAGGTTATAACCCCCGTGATCGCCCTCCCGATTCTTACGGACGTCAGAACGAGGCTCCAAATAACCAGGAATACGGCAATAGAGGGCACGATGAGGACAGATACGAAGACAGAGACTATGAACGCAATGGTGTCCAGGTGAACAGGAACAGGTACGAGAGCCAAGAGCCACAGGACCAGCAGCCTGAGTCCGAACAGTACAATCCACAGTCACACACCCAAAACCTGACGTACGAACCCCATGACGACGACCTAAAGAGAGAGGCCGAGTATCAGGAGGGGCTCAAGATGCGGATCTCCGAATCAGGCAAAAAAGACATGGAGATCCAGATCCCGCGCCTGCCCCTTCAAAGCGAGCAATTTAGAGATTCTCTAGAGGAGGATAACTTCCGGGACTGGGATAACCCTCCCCCAAATCCATTTGGAAACAATGGAGGCCCTCCTCCTCAGCAACAACAGCAGCAGCAACAGCAGAGGCATCAACCGTACGAGGAACCCAAGGTGCCCAGTTTTGTTGATGAAAACGATACAGCGCGAATGGAATTTCTTCATCCAAAATCTCCGCGATATGACtttattgaaatgaataaaattgacTATGGTAAACCCCATGAAAAAAGCTATCGTGAAATCAAACATGTTCGTGAGGAAGAAAGCAGAAAgcttgataaaatctttattcaTCCTAAACCACCAAATAAAACTAAAAAGCACCCTGTAAAGCCTGGTTTGAAATCCGCTCCTAGTAAATTTCAAATGAGTTCTCCCATTGAAGAATTGGATCCTGAAGACCCAGCCCAAGCTTTGTGGGCAAAACGTTCTGCTCAACTGAAAAAGAAAGACAGTAAGACATCCTCTGGAAACAGCAACAAACACAAAGGTCTTCAGCGGAACCAGAGTGACTCACGTCTGGTTCGACCCATGGGTCAAGGGGGGACCTTTACTCAACAAGCCCCAAGCCAGGTTGTGTACGGTTCTCCTACTAGGAACCACTTCCTTGAACCAATAGAGAACCGCCCTCCACCCCCTCCCGTGGCCCGGGCGGAGCCCCAATACACGTCCAATTCCGAACCCATTAACTTTCCCGAACGCTTCAGTGACCACCAGTCCCCTACCCTACGATCTCGTCCCCTCGATTTAAAACCAATCACCCAGGAAATTATTACTGAGGACGGGCAGAGAATTAGTGTGGACATTAATCTAAAAGTGCTCAGTCCCCCGCCCGGAAGTGGATCAGGGGCCCCTCCCATTGTTCACGCAGAAGTTCACCCCAAGGATCACAACAGACGGCCGACGGGGATGCAGTATCAGATGGAGGAGACCTACCCTGCCCCGGAACAGGACCCCCAGCCCCAGCAGAACTACAACCAG GACACACGTTATGACCAGGAGAACGTGGCCCCGCCCCACGGCGGAGATTACCAGCAGCAACAGTATCAGGACGAGACGTACCGGATGTCGCCCTATCCCAAGATCCCACCAATAAACCTGACAGAGGAGGAGCTGGACCGACAGCTAGGTAGCCGAG CTGAACTTGAGCAGAATGGTTACGCAGCCATGTACAAGCAGAACAAAAACAAACCGCGGGAAGACAGACCGTGGTACCAGGTGTATACAATCAATGACTACCGCAAGATGCAGAACGAGGTGCGCCTCAGCAGGGCGCCGCTAGGGCCAGACCTGGACAACGAAACTTACAAAGAGAAA CTTGAGAAACGACACAAACAGTTTGAGTATGCCAGAATGGTAATGGAGAAGAATCGTCATGAACTGGATGTGAAGAAGCCTCCAAGTAACGCCAAGAAGGACGAGGAGAAGCCCAACAAGCGGAAAACA GCCATTGAGTACTCCAAAAATATACCAAAGCCTAACGTCAAAGCCCGACCCAATCAGTACAACTCGTACGAGGTAGCGGCACAGTTGTCTCCGGCAGCTAAAAAGAGTGGTCCCCCATCCCCCACTCAAACTGTCGACGTCATAGATCTTCAGAAACTGAAACAGAGGCATGACCAAGAAAAGCAAAACGTGGCTTCTATCCGCCAAAACATGGAATCTGTCCCCCAAAAAGCTTAA